From the Roseateles sp. XES5 genome, one window contains:
- a CDS encoding NADP-dependent isocitrate dehydrogenase, with translation MAKIKVANPVVELDGDEMTRIIWQFIKEKLIHPYLDVDLEYYDLGMENRDATNDQVTIDAANAIKKHGVGVKCATITPDEARVEEFKLKKMWKSPNGTIRNILGGVIFREPIICKNVPRLVPGWTKPIIVGRHAFGDQYRATDFKFPGKGKLTMKFVGEDGKEIEYDVFDAPSAGVAMGMYNLDDSITEFARASFNYGLQRKVPVYLSTKNTILKVYDGRFKDIFQKVFDEEFADKFKELKLWYEHRLIDDMVASALKWSGGYVWACKNYDGDVQSDIVAQGFGSLGLMTSVLMTPDGKTVEAEAAHGTVTRHYRQHQKGEETSTNSIASIFAWTRGLAHRAKLDGNAELAKFSETLERVCVETVESGFMTKDLALLIGPDQPWLSTTGFLDKIDENLRKAMAA, from the coding sequence ATGGCAAAGATCAAGGTCGCCAATCCCGTCGTCGAACTCGACGGCGACGAGATGACGCGCATCATCTGGCAGTTCATCAAGGAAAAGCTGATCCATCCCTACCTGGATGTCGACCTTGAATACTACGATCTCGGCATGGAGAACCGTGACGCCACCAACGACCAGGTGACGATCGACGCGGCGAACGCCATCAAGAAGCACGGCGTCGGCGTCAAGTGCGCCACCATCACGCCGGACGAAGCCCGCGTCGAAGAATTCAAGCTGAAGAAGATGTGGAAGTCGCCGAACGGCACGATCCGCAACATCCTCGGCGGCGTCATCTTCCGTGAGCCGATCATCTGCAAGAACGTGCCGCGCCTCGTTCCGGGCTGGACCAAGCCGATCATCGTCGGCCGTCACGCCTTCGGCGACCAGTACCGCGCCACCGACTTCAAGTTCCCCGGCAAGGGCAAGCTGACGATGAAGTTCGTCGGCGAGGACGGCAAGGAAATCGAATACGACGTCTTCGACGCGCCGTCCGCCGGCGTCGCCATGGGCATGTACAACCTCGACGATTCGATCACCGAATTCGCCCGCGCCTCCTTCAACTACGGCCTCCAGCGCAAGGTGCCGGTCTATCTGTCGACCAAGAACACCATCCTCAAGGTCTATGACGGCCGCTTCAAGGACATCTTCCAGAAGGTCTTCGACGAGGAATTCGCCGACAAGTTCAAGGAACTGAAGCTCTGGTACGAACACCGCCTGATCGACGACATGGTCGCCTCGGCGCTGAAGTGGTCCGGCGGCTATGTCTGGGCCTGCAAGAACTATGACGGCGACGTGCAGTCCGACATCGTGGCGCAGGGCTTCGGCTCGCTCGGCCTGATGACCTCGGTTCTGATGACGCCGGATGGCAAGACGGTGGAAGCGGAAGCCGCGCATGGCACGGTGACACGCCACTACCGCCAGCACCAGAAGGGCGAGGAAACCTCGACCAACTCGATCGCCTCGATCTTCGCCTGGACCCGTGGTCTTGCCCATCGCGCCAAGCTGGACGGCAATGCGGAGCTTGCCAAGTTCTCCGAAACACTCGAGCGCGTCTGCGTCGAGACCGTCGAATCGGGCTTCATGACCAAGGACCTCGCGCTCCTCATCGGTCCCGACCAGCCGTGGCTCTCGACCACCGGCTTCCTCGACAAGATCGACGAGAACCTGCGCAAGGCCATGGCTGCCTGA
- the murI gene encoding glutamate racemase, with product MTANRAFPENAATGFLSGNGTGAKPVLMFDSGIGGLTVLREARVLMPERHFTYVADDAGFPYGGWEEPALKAHIVDLFRRLLNEHDPEVCVIACNTAFTLVGSDLRAAFPHMPFVGTVPAIKPAAERTRSGLVSVLATPGTVKRAYTRDLIQSFASQCDVRLVGSENLARMAEAYIRGETLSDEAVRAEIIPCFVDEMGRKTDIVVLACTHYPFMANLFRKLAPWPVDWLDPAEAIARQARRLVPPLETIAPGEDIAVFTSGTPDFATRRLMQGFGLRVV from the coding sequence GTGACAGCGAATAGAGCCTTTCCAGAAAACGCGGCGACCGGTTTTCTCTCCGGCAACGGGACCGGCGCGAAACCGGTTCTCATGTTCGACAGCGGCATCGGCGGCCTCACCGTGCTGCGTGAGGCCCGCGTGCTGATGCCGGAACGGCACTTCACCTATGTGGCCGACGATGCGGGCTTTCCCTATGGCGGCTGGGAAGAGCCGGCGCTGAAGGCGCATATCGTCGATCTTTTCCGCAGGCTCCTCAACGAGCACGATCCGGAAGTCTGCGTCATCGCCTGCAACACGGCCTTCACGCTCGTCGGCAGCGACCTGCGCGCCGCCTTTCCGCACATGCCCTTCGTGGGCACCGTGCCGGCCATCAAGCCGGCCGCGGAGCGCACCCGCTCCGGCCTCGTCTCGGTGCTGGCGACGCCTGGCACCGTCAAGCGCGCCTATACGCGCGATCTCATCCAGTCCTTCGCCAGCCAGTGCGACGTGCGCCTCGTCGGTTCGGAAAACCTCGCCCGCATGGCCGAGGCCTATATCCGCGGCGAGACGCTGTCCGACGAAGCCGTGCGCGCCGAGATCATTCCCTGCTTCGTCGACGAGATGGGCCGCAAGACCGACATCGTCGTGCTCGCCTGCACGCACTATCCTTTCATGGCGAACCTCTTTCGCAAGCTCGCGCCCTGGCCGGTCGACTGGCTCGACCCTGCCGAGGCCATCGCGCGCCAGGCCCGCCGCCTCGTGCCCCCGCTCGAAACCATCGCCCCTGGCGAAGACATCGCCGTCTTCACCTCCGGCACGCCGGACTTTGCGACCCGCCGGCTGATGCAGGGTTTTGGGCTGCGCGTCGTCTGA
- a CDS encoding ATP-binding protein has translation MKVGIDMGTVQGGAPAKLDIEELLATRLLVQGNSGSGKSHLLRRLLEQSAQWVQQVIIDPEGDFVTLSDRFGHVVVDGERTEAELVGIANRIRQHRVSCVLSLEGLEADEQMRAAGIFLNALFDADRDFWYPVLVVVDEAQLFAPAVSGEVSEEARKLSLGAMTNLMCRGRKRGLAGVIATQRLAKLAKNVAAEASNFLMGRTFLDIDMARAADLLGLDRRQAEMFRDLPRGSFVALGPALSRRPLPVTIGAVETSARSTSPKLMPLPDAPQDVEDLIFTPDPDEFTRPLVRRAPPAPRPTTDILAELSRARPEPMQAEAKAPAPEISAEERESLLDQALAEILANPEAAFRADAELFQDFLVRCRIRRVPGAPLSLPAFRRKMAVARSGVDAETAATEIWARALDLSRSVTEDLQGVFLLVAQAAVRGLACPSDARIARAYGTHSARRARRLLGYFEEQGLVVVHSDLAGHRIVAFPDLACETLPGDANGPDLADSHRDAAE, from the coding sequence ATGAAGGTCGGCATCGACATGGGAACGGTGCAGGGCGGCGCACCGGCCAAGCTCGATATCGAGGAACTGCTGGCAACGCGTCTCCTGGTGCAGGGCAATTCGGGCTCGGGCAAGTCGCATCTCCTGCGCCGCCTGCTCGAACAGTCCGCACAATGGGTCCAGCAGGTCATCATCGATCCGGAAGGTGACTTCGTCACGCTCTCCGACCGATTCGGTCATGTGGTCGTTGACGGCGAACGCACGGAGGCCGAGCTCGTCGGCATCGCGAACCGCATCCGCCAGCACCGCGTGTCCTGCGTGCTCTCGCTCGAGGGCCTGGAGGCCGACGAGCAGATGCGGGCGGCCGGCATCTTCCTCAACGCGCTCTTCGATGCGGACCGGGACTTCTGGTATCCGGTGCTCGTGGTCGTCGACGAGGCGCAGCTCTTCGCGCCCGCCGTCAGCGGCGAGGTTTCGGAAGAGGCGCGAAAGCTTTCGCTCGGCGCGATGACCAATCTGATGTGCCGCGGCCGCAAGCGCGGCCTTGCCGGGGTCATCGCCACGCAGCGCCTCGCCAAGCTCGCCAAGAACGTCGCCGCCGAAGCCTCCAACTTCCTGATGGGCCGCACCTTCCTCGATATCGATATGGCGCGTGCCGCCGATCTCCTCGGCCTCGACCGGCGGCAGGCGGAAATGTTCCGCGACCTGCCGCGCGGCTCCTTCGTCGCGCTCGGCCCGGCGCTGTCGCGCCGTCCGCTGCCGGTGACGATCGGCGCGGTGGAGACCTCCGCCCGCTCCACCAGCCCCAAGCTGATGCCGCTGCCCGATGCGCCGCAGGACGTGGAAGACCTGATCTTCACGCCCGATCCGGACGAGTTCACACGCCCCCTCGTGCGCCGCGCGCCGCCCGCGCCACGCCCGACGACGGACATTCTCGCCGAACTTTCCCGCGCCCGGCCGGAGCCGATGCAGGCCGAGGCGAAGGCGCCTGCGCCGGAGATCTCAGCCGAGGAGCGCGAAAGCCTGCTCGACCAGGCGCTCGCCGAGATCCTCGCCAATCCCGAGGCGGCCTTCCGGGCTGACGCGGAACTGTTCCAGGATTTCCTCGTGCGCTGCCGTATCCGCCGTGTGCCCGGCGCGCCACTCTCCCTTCCGGCATTCCGGCGGAAGATGGCGGTCGCGCGCTCCGGCGTCGATGCCGAGACGGCGGCGACGGAGATATGGGCGCGGGCGCTCGATTTGTCCCGCAGCGTCACCGAGGACCTGCAGGGCGTGTTCCTGCTCGTCGCGCAGGCGGCGGTGCGCGGGCTTGCCTGCCCCTCGGATGCGCGGATCGCGCGGGCCTATGGCACCCATTCGGCGCGCCGTGCGCGCCGCCTTCTCGGCTATTTCGAGGAGCAGGGGCTGGTCGTCGTGCACAGCGATCTTGCCGGTCACCGCATTGTCGCTTTCCCCGATCTTGCCTGCGAGACGCTGCCGGGTGACGCCAACGGGCCGGACCTTGCCGATTCCCACCGCGATGCGGCGGAATAG
- the rpsD gene encoding 30S ribosomal protein S4, translating into MSKRAASKYKIDRRMGENIWGRPKSPVNRREYGPGQHGQRRKSKLSDFGVQLRAKQKLKGYYGDIREKQFRAIFEEAARRKGDTPENLIGLLESRLDAIVYRAKFVPTVFAARQFVNHGHVKVNGVRVNIGSYRCKPGDVIEVKEKSKQLVTVLESVGLAERDVPDYIEADHNKMTATFVRIPVLSDVPYAVVMEPHLVVEFYSR; encoded by the coding sequence ATGAGCAAGCGCGCTGCATCCAAGTACAAAATCGACCGCCGTATGGGCGAAAACATCTGGGGCCGTCCGAAGTCCCCGGTCAACCGCCGCGAATACGGCCCGGGCCAGCACGGCCAGCGCCGCAAGTCCAAGCTTTCGGACTTCGGTGTTCAGCTCCGCGCCAAGCAGAAGCTGAAGGGCTACTACGGCGACATCCGCGAGAAGCAGTTCCGCGCGATCTTCGAAGAAGCTGCCCGCCGCAAGGGCGACACCCCGGAGAACCTGATCGGCCTGCTCGAATCGCGCCTCGACGCGATCGTCTACCGCGCCAAGTTCGTTCCGACGGTCTTTGCTGCCCGTCAGTTCGTCAACCACGGCCACGTCAAGGTCAACGGCGTCCGCGTCAACATCGGTTCCTACCGTTGCAAGCCGGGCGACGTCATCGAAGTCAAGGAAAAGTCCAAGCAGCTCGTGACGGTTCTCGAATCCGTCGGCCTGGCTGAACGCGACGTTCCGGACTACATCGAAGCCGACCACAACAAGATGACTGCGACCTTCGTTCGCATTCCGGTTCTCTCCGACGTTCCGTACGCGGTCGTCATGGAACCGCACCTGGTCGTCGAATTCTACTCGCGTTAA
- a CDS encoding RNA methyltransferase: MAGTNSERTLIAEGPAIILVHPQLGENIGMVARAMANFGLAELRLVNPRDGWPSEKAISAASKADHVIEAAKVYPSLEEAVADLEFVYATTARDRYGYKEVRSPVVAADDLRTRFRDGQKTGILFGRERTGLTNEEIALADELVTFPVNPAFASLNLAQAVLLMSYEWMKSGLASVEDTPFDALPQRPAKKEELQGLFDHVEETLDARGYFRPAEKKPKLVENLRAILTRPSFTGTEIQVLRGIVSCLDRFTRESPRGATNPNRTRNRRPKVPRDSE; this comes from the coding sequence ATGGCAGGCACGAACAGCGAACGCACGCTGATCGCCGAAGGACCGGCGATCATTCTCGTTCATCCGCAACTCGGTGAAAACATCGGCATGGTGGCACGCGCCATGGCGAATTTCGGGCTGGCGGAACTGCGCCTCGTCAACCCGCGCGACGGCTGGCCGAGCGAGAAGGCCATCTCCGCCGCCAGCAAGGCCGATCACGTCATCGAGGCGGCGAAGGTCTATCCCTCGCTGGAAGAGGCGGTCGCCGATCTCGAATTCGTCTATGCGACGACCGCGCGCGACCGCTACGGCTACAAGGAAGTGCGGTCTCCGGTCGTGGCGGCGGACGACCTGCGCACTCGCTTCCGGGACGGGCAGAAGACCGGCATCCTCTTCGGCCGTGAACGCACGGGCCTTACCAACGAGGAAATCGCCCTTGCCGACGAGCTGGTGACCTTCCCGGTAAATCCCGCCTTCGCCTCGCTGAACCTTGCCCAGGCCGTGCTCCTGATGAGCTACGAGTGGATGAAGAGCGGCCTTGCCTCCGTCGAGGACACGCCCTTCGATGCGCTGCCGCAGCGCCCGGCCAAGAAGGAAGAGCTGCAGGGCCTCTTCGACCATGTGGAAGAAACGCTCGATGCGCGCGGCTATTTCCGGCCCGCCGAAAAAAAGCCCAAACTGGTGGAGAACCTGCGCGCCATCCTGACGCGTCCGTCCTTCACCGGCACGGAGATCCAGGTGCTGCGCGGCATCGTTTCCTGCCTCGACCGTTTCACCCGGGAATCGCCGCGCGGGGCGACCAACCCGAACCGCACCCGCAACCGCCGGCCCAAGGTGCCCCGTGACAGCGAATAG
- a CDS encoding glutaminase has product MDLQAIVDEIHAGLSPRRGEGKVADYIPQLAHVDPQKFGIAVVTVDGAVHLAGDADEPFSIQSISKVFTLTLALGKHGEAIWKRVGREPSGSAFNSIVQLEHEGGIPRNPFINAGAIAITDLVLAGHTPKEAIGEVVRFLRYLADEDDIIVDQAVARSEQATGFRNYALANFMRSYGKLDHAAELVLGVYFHQCALAMSCRQLARAGLFLANSGTNPLTGHRVVSHLRARRINALMLTCGHYDGSGDFAYRVGLPGKSGVGGGILAVAPGKAAVAVWSPGLNANGNSLLGSLALEMLAARTGWSVFGA; this is encoded by the coding sequence ATGGACTTGCAGGCAATCGTCGATGAAATCCACGCCGGCCTGTCGCCGCGGCGCGGCGAGGGCAAGGTTGCCGATTATATTCCGCAGCTTGCCCATGTGGACCCGCAGAAGTTCGGCATCGCGGTGGTGACGGTCGACGGCGCGGTGCATCTTGCCGGCGATGCGGACGAGCCCTTCTCCATCCAGAGCATCTCCAAGGTCTTCACCCTCACGCTGGCGCTCGGCAAGCATGGCGAGGCGATCTGGAAGCGGGTCGGCCGCGAACCCTCCGGTTCGGCCTTCAATTCCATCGTCCAGCTCGAACATGAAGGCGGCATTCCGCGCAATCCCTTCATCAATGCCGGCGCCATCGCCATCACCGACCTCGTGCTGGCCGGCCATACGCCGAAGGAGGCAATCGGCGAGGTCGTTCGGTTCCTGCGTTATCTTGCCGACGAGGACGACATCATCGTCGACCAGGCCGTAGCGCGCTCCGAGCAGGCAACGGGTTTCCGCAACTATGCGCTTGCCAATTTCATGCGCTCCTATGGCAAGCTCGACCATGCGGCCGAACTGGTGCTCGGTGTCTATTTCCATCAATGCGCCCTGGCGATGAGCTGCCGGCAGCTTGCGCGGGCAGGGCTGTTCCTCGCCAATAGTGGCACCAATCCGCTCACCGGCCACCGGGTCGTCTCGCATCTTCGGGCGCGGCGTATCAACGCCCTCATGCTCACCTGCGGCCATTATGACGGTTCCGGCGACTTCGCCTATCGCGTCGGCCTGCCGGGCAAGAGCGGCGTGGGCGGCGGTATTCTTGCGGTGGCACCGGGCAAGGCTGCCGTTGCGGTCTGGTCGCCGGGCCTCAATGCGAACGGCAACTCCCTGCTTGGCTCGCTGGCGCTGGAAATGCTGGCGGCGCGCACCGGCTGGTCGGTCTTCGGGGCTTGA